The following proteins are encoded in a genomic region of Candidatus Methylomirabilota bacterium:
- a CDS encoding periplasmic heavy metal sensor, giving the protein MSQTYRIATASILILLASVAGSVAGDRFVGDAVVPVVHEDMARSLGDLVEQFEGLSSQVREHFTLRDQPRPLISIMLSHREELGLSSGQVQALEGLRAKFQKEAIRADADLRVAEMDLSQLLSKEPADMTAVDAKIREIEKRRADLRVARVRAIESGRAVLSADQREKLRTLLAEPEPAMRAFPTSPPPPAGPSRL; this is encoded by the coding sequence ATGAGCCAGACATACCGCATCGCCACCGCCAGCATCCTCATCCTGCTCGCGTCCGTTGCCGGCTCCGTCGCCGGCGACCGCTTCGTCGGCGACGCCGTCGTGCCGGTCGTCCACGAGGATATGGCTCGCAGCCTGGGCGATCTGGTCGAGCAGTTCGAGGGCCTGAGCAGCCAGGTGCGCGAGCACTTCACGCTGCGCGATCAGCCGCGGCCGCTGATCAGCATCATGCTGAGCCACCGCGAGGAGCTCGGGCTCTCCTCCGGACAGGTGCAGGCCCTCGAAGGACTCCGGGCCAAGTTCCAGAAGGAAGCCATCCGGGCCGACGCCGACCTGCGCGTGGCCGAGATGGACCTGAGCCAGCTCCTGTCGAAGGAGCCGGCGGACATGACCGCGGTCGACGCCAAGATCCGCGAGATCGAGAAGCGGCGCGCCGATCTGCGGGTGGCGCGCGTGCGCGCCATCGAGAGCGGCCGGGCGGTGCTGAGCGCCGACCAGCGGGAGAAGCTGCGGACCCTGCTGGCGGAACCGGAGCCGGCGATGCGGGCGTTCCCGACGTCTCCTCCGCCGCCGGCGGGACCGAGCCGGCTGTGA